A window of Pirellula sp. SH-Sr6A contains these coding sequences:
- the groES gene encoding co-chaperone GroES codes for MAATKEKSKVKLVPLGDRIVVQREVSQEKTSGGIFLPDSAKDRPTRGKVVSVGDGRMLENGSRSVLQVKVGDLVLFTSYAGENIEVDGEEYLLMNESEVLAVLG; via the coding sequence ATGGCCGCAACAAAAGAGAAGTCCAAGGTGAAGCTTGTTCCGCTCGGAGATCGCATCGTCGTTCAACGCGAAGTATCCCAGGAAAAGACAAGCGGAGGAATTTTCTTGCCAGATAGTGCCAAGGATCGCCCCACCCGCGGCAAAGTGGTTAGCGTCGGCGATGGCCGCATGCTCGAAAATGGCAGTCGATCGGTGTTGCAAGTCAAAGTAGGGGATCTCGTTCTCTTCACCAGTTACGCAGGCGAGAACATCGAGGTCGACGGGGAAGAATATCTGTTGATGAACGAAAGCGAAGTTCTTGCAGTTCTCGGCTAA